One window of the Streptomyces sp. TS71-3 genome contains the following:
- a CDS encoding HAMP domain-containing sensor histidine kinase, translated as MRPFSVKTKLGMLVVVSVFITTGLLMIAVRTQTELRFITVFSVIATLLITQFVAHSLTAPLDEMNTVARAISHGDYTRRVRGDGRRDELGDLAFTINRMADDLEAQDQQRKELVANVSHELRTPIAALRAVLENVVDGVSEADPETMRTALKQTERLGRLVETLLDLSRLDNGVVPLKARRFEVWPYLSGVLKEANMIATSRAGIASGSGSHTRTDVHLHLDVSPPELTAHADPERIHQVVANLIDNAVKHSPPHGRVTVRARRGEGPQSLTLEVLDEGPGIPRSEWHRVFERFNRGSHGGPGSSHGPGSDGGTGLGLAIARWAVGLHGGQIGVAESSRGCRIRVTLPGESPTQS; from the coding sequence ATGCGCCCGTTCTCCGTGAAGACCAAGCTCGGCATGCTGGTGGTCGTCTCGGTGTTCATCACCACCGGCCTGCTGATGATCGCCGTGCGCACCCAGACGGAGCTGCGCTTCATCACGGTCTTCTCGGTGATAGCCACCTTGCTGATCACCCAGTTCGTGGCGCACTCGCTGACCGCGCCGCTCGACGAGATGAACACCGTCGCACGCGCGATCTCGCACGGCGACTACACCCGCAGGGTGCGCGGCGACGGCCGGCGCGACGAGCTGGGCGACCTGGCGTTCACGATCAACCGGATGGCCGACGACCTGGAGGCGCAGGACCAGCAGCGCAAGGAGCTGGTGGCGAACGTCTCCCACGAGCTGCGCACCCCGATCGCCGCGCTCAGGGCCGTCCTGGAGAACGTCGTGGACGGCGTCTCCGAGGCCGACCCGGAGACCATGCGCACCGCACTGAAGCAGACCGAGCGCCTGGGCCGCCTGGTCGAGACGCTGCTCGACCTGTCCCGTCTCGACAACGGGGTCGTACCCCTCAAGGCGCGCCGCTTCGAGGTGTGGCCCTACCTGTCCGGGGTGCTGAAGGAGGCGAACATGATCGCTACCTCCCGCGCCGGGATCGCCTCCGGATCCGGCAGCCACACCCGTACGGACGTCCATCTGCACCTGGACGTCTCCCCGCCCGAGCTGACCGCGCACGCGGACCCCGAGCGGATCCACCAGGTGGTGGCCAACCTGATCGACAACGCCGTCAAGCACAGCCCGCCGCACGGCCGGGTGACCGTCAGGGCGCGGCGCGGCGAGGGACCCCAGTCGCTGACCCTTGAGGTGCTGGACGAGGGGCCGGGCATTCCGCGCTCCGAGTGGCACCGGGTCTTCGAGCGTTTCAACCGCGGCAGCCACGGCGGCCCCGGCTCCTCGCACGGCCCGGGCAGCGACGGCGGAACGGGCCTCGGGCTCGCCATCGCGCGCTGGGCGGTGGGCCTGCACGGCGGCCAGATCGGGGTGGCCGAATCATCCCGCGGCTGCCGCATCCGAGTCACCCTTCCGGGTGAGTCGCCTACGCAAAGTTGA
- a CDS encoding response regulator transcription factor, with translation MEQTHTSHNGSTAATGAQRRVLVVEDDPTIVEAISARLRAEGFLVQTAADGPAGVDTAEAWQPDLLILDIMLPGFDGLEVCRRVQAQRPVPVLMLTARDDETDMLVGLGVGADDYMTKPFSMRELAARVHVLLRRVERAALAATTPRSGILRLGELEIDHAQRRVRVRSEDVHLTPTEFDLLVCLANTPRAVLSREQLLAEVWDWADASGTRTVDSHIKALRRKIGAERIRTVHGVGYALETPTP, from the coding sequence ATGGAGCAGACACACACCTCCCACAACGGCAGCACGGCGGCCACGGGCGCACAGCGCCGGGTCCTTGTCGTTGAGGACGACCCGACGATCGTCGAGGCCATCTCCGCCCGGCTGCGCGCCGAGGGTTTCCTGGTGCAGACGGCGGCCGACGGACCGGCGGGCGTCGACACCGCGGAGGCCTGGCAGCCCGACCTGCTGATCCTGGACATCATGCTCCCCGGGTTCGACGGCCTGGAGGTGTGCCGCCGGGTGCAGGCCCAGCGGCCGGTGCCGGTACTGATGCTCACCGCCCGCGACGACGAGACGGACATGCTCGTCGGGCTCGGCGTCGGCGCCGACGACTACATGACGAAGCCGTTCTCGATGCGCGAGCTGGCCGCCCGCGTGCACGTGCTGCTCCGGCGCGTCGAGCGCGCCGCGCTGGCCGCCACCACGCCCCGCAGCGGCATCCTCCGGCTCGGCGAGCTGGAGATCGACCACGCCCAGCGGCGGGTGCGGGTGCGCAGCGAGGACGTCCACCTCACGCCGACGGAGTTCGACCTCCTGGTGTGCCTGGCCAACACCCCGCGCGCGGTGCTCTCCCGCGAGCAGCTCCTCGCCGAGGTGTGGGACTGGGCGGACGCCTCCGGCACCCGTACGGTCGACAGCCACATCAAGGCACTGCGCCGGAAGATCGGTGCCGAGCGGATCCGCACCGTGCACGGCGTGGGCTACGCCCTGGAGACACCCACCCCATGA
- a CDS encoding spermidine synthase, giving the protein MHAPYDIGDRPSQGQRFDGDGSPVVLDRRDGPYGEVVLRRQGELLQIIANGCFLMDTSDGRSERLLVDAAMDALDGRRAPAVLIGGLGVGFSLAHAAADPRWGRITVVEREEAVINWHGLGVATAEATATGEPARPVGATAQTAGAPLAALTSAALADPRAEVLHADLLAHVRESDARYDALCLDIDNGPGWTVTEDNDSLYTPAGLAACQARLTRGGVLAVWSAQPSPEFEAALRNAGFQRVHTREIPVVRGVPDVVHLAVGRG; this is encoded by the coding sequence ATGCACGCCCCGTACGACATCGGCGACAGGCCCTCGCAGGGACAACGGTTCGACGGTGACGGCAGCCCCGTGGTGCTGGACCGGCGCGACGGGCCGTACGGCGAGGTGGTGTTGCGGCGGCAGGGCGAGCTGTTGCAGATCATCGCCAACGGCTGCTTCCTGATGGACACCTCGGACGGCCGCTCGGAGCGGCTGCTCGTCGACGCGGCCATGGACGCACTCGACGGACGCCGCGCACCCGCCGTACTCATCGGCGGGCTCGGCGTCGGCTTCTCGCTCGCACACGCCGCGGCCGATCCGCGCTGGGGCCGCATCACGGTGGTGGAGCGCGAGGAGGCCGTCATCAACTGGCACGGCCTGGGCGTCGCGACCGCCGAGGCGACCGCGACGGGCGAACCCGCCCGGCCCGTCGGGGCCACCGCGCAGACCGCGGGCGCCCCGCTCGCCGCGCTCACGTCCGCTGCCCTGGCCGACCCCCGCGCCGAGGTGCTGCACGCCGATCTCCTCGCACACGTACGGGAGTCGGACGCCCGCTACGACGCGCTGTGCCTGGACATCGACAACGGCCCGGGCTGGACCGTCACTGAGGACAATGACAGCCTCTACACACCCGCCGGCCTTGCCGCATGCCAGGCCCGGCTGACGCGCGGCGGCGTGCTTGCTGTATGGTCCGCGCAACCGTCGCCCGAATTCGAAGCGGCCCTGCGAAATGCCGGTTTCCAGCGGGTGCACACCAGAGAGATCCCCGTTGTCCGGGGCGTTCCCGACGTCGTGCACCTCGCAGTCGGGCGTGGATAG
- a CDS encoding GNAT family N-acetyltransferase, with product MTDTDVLLAAYDEQMRGAGPNLPAGVHTESDGPLTRVVGQYRGLVTGPADLGVEGVDLDRLIARQRDRFAARGEAVEWKTRGHDRPADLTDRLRAAGFAPEDRETVLVGSTEEMAAEPVPPDGVTLREVASDADLRRIAAMESAVWDQDMAWLGEDLIGRVAAAPDGIAVLVAEAGGEVVSAAWLVFRPGTEFACLWGGSTLAEWRGRGIYRALVAARARLAAERGVRYLQVDASDDSAPILRRLGFHAVTTTTPWVWSPPAT from the coding sequence GTGACCGATACCGATGTGCTTCTTGCCGCCTACGACGAGCAGATGCGCGGCGCGGGGCCGAACCTCCCCGCGGGCGTGCACACCGAGAGCGACGGGCCGCTCACCCGCGTCGTCGGGCAGTACCGCGGCCTCGTGACAGGTCCCGCCGACCTGGGCGTCGAGGGCGTCGACCTGGACCGCCTGATCGCCCGGCAGCGGGACCGCTTCGCCGCGCGGGGCGAGGCGGTCGAGTGGAAGACCCGCGGCCACGACCGGCCCGCCGACCTCACCGACCGGCTGCGTGCGGCGGGGTTCGCGCCCGAGGACCGCGAGACGGTGCTCGTCGGGAGCACGGAGGAGATGGCCGCCGAGCCGGTGCCACCGGACGGCGTCACCCTGCGGGAGGTCGCGTCCGACGCCGACCTGCGCCGCATCGCGGCCATGGAGAGCGCCGTCTGGGACCAGGACATGGCCTGGCTCGGGGAGGACCTGATCGGGCGGGTCGCCGCGGCGCCGGACGGTATCGCCGTCCTGGTGGCCGAGGCCGGCGGCGAAGTGGTCTCGGCAGCCTGGCTGGTGTTCCGGCCGGGCACCGAGTTCGCCTGCCTGTGGGGTGGTTCGACGCTCGCCGAGTGGCGGGGCCGCGGCATCTACCGCGCCCTGGTGGCCGCGCGTGCACGGCTCGCGGCGGAGCGCGGCGTGCGCTACCTCCAGGTGGACGCCTCCGACGACAGCGCGCCCATTCTGCGGCGGTTGGGCTTCCATGCCGTGACGACGACCACACCCTGGGTGTGGTCGCCTCCCGCCACCTGA